Proteins encoded within one genomic window of Bacillus sp. F19:
- a CDS encoding YlxQ family RNA-binding protein, which translates to MVKHQWMSLLGLANRARKIVSGEELVIKEVRQCRAKLVLLSKDASENTAKKVHDKCSFYNIPVVSVPDRYLLGQAIGKDARVVVALVDAGFAAKMKTLLD; encoded by the coding sequence ATGGTAAAGCATCAATGGATGTCCTTATTGGGCTTAGCAAATCGGGCAAGAAAGATTGTTTCAGGAGAAGAACTTGTCATCAAAGAAGTAAGACAATGCCGTGCAAAACTTGTTCTGCTCTCTAAAGATGCATCAGAAAATACTGCTAAAAAGGTTCATGATAAATGCAGTTTTTACAACATTCCTGTTGTCTCGGTCCCAGATCGGTACCTGTTAGGTCAGGCGATTGGAAAGGATGCTCGAGTCGTTGTGGCATTAGTTGATGCAGGCTTTGCTGCAAAAATGAAAACCTTGCTCGATTAA